One Lysobacter enzymogenes DNA segment encodes these proteins:
- a CDS encoding enoyl-CoA hydratase-related protein, which produces MNHPLLNLRDGPVARLRLNRPELHNAFDAVLIAALTGALEAAGADPGVRVVVIEGEGASFSAGADLNWMRGMAQASEADNREDSLALARLMRTLNELPKPTVARVHGAAFGGGVGLVACCDIAIAAPEAKFGLTESKLGLLPAVISPYVIEAIGARQARRWFATAEIFEAATAQAIGLLHQVVPNYRLDEAVDKQIALLLKAGPHAAATAKALVRRVAGERDGARLDQDNAALIASLRVSAEGQEGLSAFLDKRKPGWVE; this is translated from the coding sequence ATGAACCACCCGCTGCTGAACCTGCGCGACGGTCCGGTCGCCCGCCTGCGCCTGAACCGCCCCGAGCTGCACAACGCCTTCGACGCGGTGCTGATCGCCGCCCTGACCGGCGCCCTGGAGGCCGCCGGCGCCGACCCGGGCGTGCGGGTGGTGGTGATCGAGGGCGAAGGCGCCTCGTTCTCGGCCGGCGCCGACCTCAACTGGATGCGCGGCATGGCCCAGGCCAGCGAGGCGGACAACCGCGAGGATTCGCTGGCGCTGGCGCGGCTGATGCGCACCCTCAACGAGCTGCCCAAGCCGACCGTCGCCCGCGTCCACGGCGCGGCCTTCGGCGGCGGCGTCGGCCTGGTGGCCTGTTGCGACATCGCCATCGCCGCGCCGGAGGCCAAGTTCGGCCTGACCGAGAGCAAGCTGGGGCTGCTGCCGGCGGTGATTTCGCCGTACGTGATCGAAGCCATCGGCGCGCGCCAGGCGCGGCGCTGGTTCGCCACCGCGGAGATCTTCGAGGCGGCCACTGCGCAGGCGATCGGCCTGCTGCATCAGGTGGTGCCGAACTATCGCCTGGACGAAGCGGTGGACAAGCAGATCGCGCTGCTGCTGAAAGCCGGCCCGCACGCGGCGGCGACGGCGAAGGCGCTGGTGCGGCGGGTCGCCGGCGAACGCGACGGGGCGCGGCTGGACCAGGACAACGCGGCGCTGATCGCGTCGTTGCGGGTGTCGGCGGAAGGCCAGGAGGGTTTGTCGGCGTTTCTCGACAAGCGCAAGCCCGGCTGGGTCGAGTAA
- a CDS encoding IS30 family transposase has product MGQQYSHLSAEERGAIMVLIAQGASGRQIAQTLGRAQSTIARELRRNGFRSHSGPPLRGRPRFDPGYDATRAGRRAQRLRRRARVRRKLRRDTVLWRRVRYWLERCWSPQQIADKLRDLYPDRPWLRVSHETIYTAIYAMPRGELRRQVTRLLRQGRKSGRRTRQGSDARGHLPDLPNIRLRPPAAHERLMPGHWEGDLIVGAHNRSAIGVLVCRRTLYVKLVKLADATAHTVLEAFSSAFEGVPESLKKTLTYDQGKEMASHRQLSERTGLAIYFADPHSPWQRGTCENTNGLLRQYFPKGTDLSVHSAQRLKEVAWEMNNRPRRSLGRRSPVEVLYEELKNPRAQGDALGH; this is encoded by the coding sequence ATGGGTCAGCAGTATTCGCATCTGAGCGCAGAAGAGCGCGGGGCCATCATGGTCTTGATCGCCCAAGGGGCGAGCGGACGGCAAATCGCCCAGACGTTGGGTCGGGCGCAAAGCACAATTGCTCGCGAGTTGCGCCGTAATGGGTTTCGGTCCCATTCGGGGCCGCCGCTGCGCGGACGCCCTCGTTTCGACCCTGGCTACGATGCGACCCGGGCGGGCCGGCGGGCCCAGCGACTGCGGCGACGGGCGCGCGTGCGCCGCAAGCTGCGACGCGACACCGTGCTGTGGCGACGCGTGCGCTATTGGCTGGAACGGTGCTGGTCGCCGCAACAGATTGCCGACAAACTGCGGGATCTGTACCCGGACCGGCCCTGGCTGCGCGTGTCGCACGAAACGATCTATACCGCGATTTATGCGATGCCGCGCGGCGAATTGCGCCGCCAGGTGACCCGTCTGCTGCGGCAGGGGCGCAAGTCCGGCCGCCGCACGCGCCAGGGAAGCGACGCCCGCGGCCATCTGCCGGATCTGCCCAACATCCGCCTGCGGCCGCCGGCCGCGCATGAGCGCCTGATGCCGGGGCATTGGGAGGGCGACCTGATCGTGGGCGCGCACAACCGCTCGGCGATTGGGGTATTGGTCTGCCGCCGCACCTTGTACGTCAAGCTGGTCAAGCTCGCCGACGCGACCGCGCACACGGTGCTGGAGGCCTTCAGCTCGGCGTTCGAAGGCGTGCCGGAAAGTTTGAAGAAGACCTTGACCTACGACCAGGGCAAGGAAATGGCATCGCATCGGCAGTTGAGCGAACGCACTGGTTTAGCGATCTACTTCGCCGACCCCCATAGCCCGTGGCAACGCGGAACCTGCGAAAACACCAACGGCTTGTTGCGGCAATACTTTCCCAAGGGCACCGATCTGTCGGTGCATTCTGCGCAGCGCCTCAAAGAGGTGGCGTGGGAAATGAACAACCGCCCCCGCCGTAGCCTGGGCAGGCGCTCGCCCGTCGAGGTGCTCTACGAGGAACTCAAAAACCCGCGGGCGCAGGGTGATGCACTTGGACATTGA
- a CDS encoding J domain-containing protein: MTPFHRLGLAPDSDERAIKRAYARELKRCRPDDDPDGFQALNEAYQQCLRIAAQRAFALAAAQDAEGGSDDAQTETAAREMPGPVAPAPPSPPAAPTRAPAPAGEAAPPRPRPAPGSRPAAREEPQHAAEPQPRYFDLQAFLSELFDFAQRRLTVDLQRWLRDCEPLYSLQLKHALRAPVAHALAECEPPLAPAATDVIAEYFDLGALYDPDPRLRHWLAVASDRGARSAAFERILGEYRNAHDRLVDRWLFDELQRPALWPRRALIALIPTLPSRLRGLLLRLQRVGPEWLEQRLNPGAVGFWLRACDPERLDPRRIAIAAARIPLYYLAAIWFLSMLMGFDPAPRDNAARNIGLVFAGWAAAALAWIGLRRMQRWMVQRMRWDPLSAYTLALLAACAACAYWLPFQAALIAGIVGFVQARSRATPVPAMVCLLVAALAAVAITPPAARAYDATAPLVVVAAAAVLPLHDLALARRFGVTLAEVRAGAGKLWRLAQILAAVAVAGYLLH; encoded by the coding sequence ATGACGCCGTTCCATCGGCTCGGACTGGCGCCCGACAGCGACGAGCGCGCGATCAAGCGCGCGTACGCGCGCGAACTCAAGCGCTGCCGGCCCGACGACGATCCGGACGGGTTCCAGGCGCTCAACGAGGCCTACCAGCAGTGCCTGCGCATCGCGGCGCAACGCGCGTTCGCGCTCGCCGCCGCGCAGGACGCGGAAGGCGGCAGCGACGACGCGCAGACCGAAACAGCGGCGCGCGAGATGCCTGGCCCCGTCGCGCCCGCACCGCCCTCGCCGCCCGCGGCGCCCACGCGCGCACCCGCGCCGGCAGGCGAAGCCGCGCCGCCGCGGCCTCGGCCCGCGCCCGGGTCGCGGCCCGCAGCGCGCGAGGAACCGCAACACGCCGCCGAGCCGCAACCGCGCTACTTCGACCTGCAAGCCTTCCTCAGCGAACTGTTCGACTTCGCCCAACGCCGCCTCACCGTCGACCTGCAACGCTGGCTGCGCGATTGCGAGCCGCTGTACTCGCTGCAACTCAAGCACGCGCTGCGCGCGCCGGTGGCGCATGCGCTGGCCGAATGCGAACCGCCGCTGGCGCCGGCGGCGACCGACGTCATCGCCGAGTACTTCGATCTGGGCGCGCTGTACGATCCCGATCCGCGCCTGCGCCATTGGCTGGCGGTCGCCAGCGACCGCGGCGCGCGCAGCGCCGCGTTCGAGCGCATCCTCGGCGAATACCGCAACGCCCACGACCGGCTGGTCGACCGCTGGCTGTTCGACGAACTGCAACGGCCGGCGTTGTGGCCGCGGCGCGCGCTGATCGCGCTGATCCCCACGCTGCCGAGCCGCCTGCGCGGCCTGTTGCTGCGTTTGCAGCGGGTCGGCCCGGAATGGCTGGAGCAGCGCCTCAACCCCGGCGCGGTCGGCTTCTGGCTGCGCGCCTGCGATCCCGAGCGCCTGGATCCGCGCCGCATCGCCATCGCCGCCGCGCGCATTCCGCTGTACTACCTGGCCGCGATCTGGTTCCTCTCGATGCTGATGGGCTTCGATCCGGCGCCGCGGGACAACGCCGCGCGCAACATCGGCCTGGTCTTCGCCGGCTGGGCCGCCGCGGCGCTGGCCTGGATCGGGCTGCGCCGCATGCAGCGCTGGATGGTGCAGCGCATGCGCTGGGATCCGCTCAGCGCTTACACGCTGGCCCTGCTCGCCGCGTGCGCGGCCTGCGCGTACTGGCTGCCGTTCCAGGCCGCGTTGATCGCCGGCATCGTCGGCTTCGTGCAGGCGCGTTCGCGCGCCACGCCGGTGCCGGCGATGGTCTGCTTGCTTGTCGCCGCGCTCGCCGCCGTGGCGATAACGCCGCCGGCCGCGCGGGCTTACGACGCGACGGCGCCGTTGGTCGTCGTCGCCGCCGCGGCGGTGCTGCCGCTGCACGACCTCGCCCTGGCCCGCCGTTTCGGCGTAACGCTGGCCGAAGTCCGCGCCGGCGCCGGCAAGCTCTGGCGCCTGGCCCAGATCCTGGCGGCGGTGGCCGTGGCCGGTTACCTGCTGCACTGA
- a CDS encoding bactofilin family protein — MAIFNQPAPPKRDTPLPPLQPETALKKEPDTANEFSFGQPSAPTPAPISAPAQAPAPQQRPAEARETAKESLIAADLTIEGKIHGAGHIRIAGRFKGDVQVDGDLTVELGAKVNGGVRARKVVIAGELEGNIDSAQRVELLESGVVVGDVKAGTVTVAAGARVRGQVEFGWEDSGKSVARNDKSDKNDNGKSDKGGKAETGADS; from the coding sequence ATGGCCATCTTCAACCAGCCCGCACCGCCCAAGCGCGACACTCCGCTGCCGCCGCTGCAGCCGGAAACCGCTCTCAAGAAAGAACCCGACACGGCCAACGAATTCAGCTTCGGCCAGCCCAGCGCGCCGACGCCGGCGCCGATCAGCGCGCCCGCGCAGGCGCCCGCGCCGCAGCAGCGTCCGGCCGAAGCGCGCGAGACCGCCAAGGAATCGCTGATCGCCGCCGACCTCACCATCGAGGGCAAGATCCACGGCGCCGGCCACATCCGCATCGCCGGCCGCTTCAAGGGCGACGTGCAGGTCGACGGCGACCTTACCGTCGAACTCGGCGCCAAGGTCAACGGCGGCGTGCGCGCGCGCAAGGTGGTGATCGCGGGCGAACTGGAAGGCAACATCGATTCGGCCCAGCGCGTGGAGCTGCTGGAGAGCGGCGTGGTGGTCGGCGACGTCAAGGCCGGCACCGTCACCGTCGCCGCCGGCGCGCGCGTGCGCGGCCAGGTCGAGTTCGGTTGGGAAGACAGCGGCAAGTCGGTGGCGCGCAACGACAAGAGCGACAAGAACGACAACGGCAAGTCCGACAAGGGCGGCAAGGCGGAGACCGGCGCCGACTCATGA
- a CDS encoding J domain-containing protein: MTPHQRLGVEQDADERAIKRAYARALRGTRPDEDAQAFQTLHEAYQAALSMLRQAEYERWLQESEAEPEQDESAEADHDAPPASAAESRVDASSAAAADDATFAGHNDNDNDNDGNGNGNGNGDDRIELSIDQIGNAVILGALRLSPGDYEAWLREFPPLYSLYVKDVIAPQLPRALAQAPQLPSAQLEAIVRFFDLDALGTLDTQGHWLLHRLRQRSGVDFGAFLAELRERCAHRNPESLRNWLMYREEVRDPDLRDYVGALLYRELEAGRGASTLPPDAMQLVCEFFAYPENDPLRLRNNALWALTHEDARAFGHPSPKVVEELKRPYSPWRALRVATLQSELSRAVARLGGQLRQACGELPASIDPRQYLFHARLAYRGYWGPWRWAIYLLRTALVLLPLCWFTDLELAASCAGGVLLAQVGWLAYDSLFGHGPAPPRPIRPAAREPDPDSAGDPA; the protein is encoded by the coding sequence ATGACCCCGCACCAACGCCTGGGAGTGGAGCAAGACGCCGACGAGCGCGCGATCAAGCGCGCCTACGCGCGGGCGCTGCGCGGAACCCGTCCGGACGAGGACGCGCAGGCCTTCCAGACCTTGCACGAGGCGTATCAGGCCGCGCTGTCGATGCTGCGCCAGGCCGAGTACGAGCGCTGGCTGCAGGAGAGCGAAGCCGAGCCGGAGCAGGACGAAAGCGCCGAGGCCGACCACGATGCGCCGCCCGCCAGCGCTGCGGAAAGCCGCGTCGATGCGTCGTCGGCTGCCGCAGCCGACGACGCGACCTTCGCCGGCCACAACGACAACGACAACGACAACGACGGCAACGGCAACGGCAACGGCAACGGCGACGACCGCATCGAACTGTCGATCGACCAGATCGGCAACGCCGTCATCCTCGGCGCCTTGCGCCTGTCGCCGGGCGACTACGAAGCCTGGCTGCGCGAATTCCCGCCGCTGTATTCGCTCTACGTCAAGGACGTGATCGCCCCGCAATTGCCGCGCGCGCTGGCGCAGGCGCCGCAGCTGCCCAGCGCGCAGTTGGAAGCGATCGTGCGCTTCTTCGACCTCGACGCTCTCGGCACGCTCGACACCCAAGGGCATTGGCTGCTGCATCGCCTGCGCCAGCGCAGCGGCGTCGATTTCGGCGCGTTCCTGGCCGAACTGCGCGAGCGCTGCGCGCACCGCAATCCGGAGTCGCTGCGCAACTGGCTGATGTATCGCGAAGAGGTGCGCGACCCGGACCTGCGCGACTATGTCGGCGCGCTGCTGTATCGCGAGCTGGAAGCCGGCCGCGGCGCCTCGACGCTGCCGCCCGACGCCATGCAGCTGGTCTGCGAGTTCTTCGCTTACCCCGAGAACGACCCGCTGCGCCTGCGCAACAACGCGTTGTGGGCGCTGACGCACGAAGACGCGCGCGCGTTCGGGCATCCCTCGCCGAAAGTGGTCGAGGAACTCAAGCGGCCGTACTCGCCGTGGCGCGCGCTGAGAGTGGCGACGCTGCAATCGGAACTGTCGCGCGCCGTCGCCCGCCTCGGCGGCCAGTTGCGCCAGGCCTGCGGCGAACTGCCGGCGTCGATCGATCCGCGCCAATACCTGTTCCATGCGCGCCTGGCCTATCGCGGCTACTGGGGACCGTGGCGCTGGGCGATCTACCTGCTGCGCACCGCGCTGGTGCTGTTGCCGCTGTGCTGGTTCACCGACCTGGAACTGGCCGCCTCCTGCGCCGGCGGCGTGCTGCTGGCGCAGGTCGGCTGGCTGGCCTACGACAGCCTGTTCGGCCATGGCCCGGCGCCGCCGCGGCCGATCCGGCCCGCCGCGCGCGAGCCGGATCCAGACAGCGCCGGCGACCCGGCCTGA
- a CDS encoding Hsp70 family protein — MIVGIDLGTTHSLIGVYAADGPRLIRNALGSLLTPSAVSVDEDDRVIVGLAARERLVSHPRQSVAAFKRWMGSDRVTALGSHRFRPEELSALVLKSLIADAEADLGERVAEAVISVPAYFSDSQRKATRIAGELAGIKVERLINEPTAAALAYGLQQSDDGGRYLIFDLGGGTFDVSILELFDGIMEVHASAGDNFLGGEDFSRALLDGFLREHGLSASALPLGELAVLERRIEAFKQQLASGGEATLELTLSGQARSWRLDEDGFARLCEPLVQRLRAPLERAMRDAKLTPGQLDQIVLVGGASRMPLCAKLVSRMFGRLPLRHLNPDEAIAHGACVAAGMKARNQALEEVVLTDVCPHSLGVSTGQEVDGRYVNGLFSPIIHRNSTVPVSRVERYFPVHDQQRKVELEIYQGESPRVENNVRLGAITIELPAKARQDNPIDVRFTYDINGLLQVEAEAVASGLKREVVLEKNPGVLSPEQIRERLQALAALKVHPREHQENVALVARAERLYEELLWAREQVQLALVRFRNVLDLQDDALIAEHRRDFAHFLDAVEAQANGA, encoded by the coding sequence ATGATCGTCGGCATCGACCTGGGCACCACTCATTCGCTGATCGGCGTGTACGCGGCCGACGGCCCGCGCCTGATCCGCAACGCGCTGGGCTCGTTGCTGACGCCCTCGGCGGTCAGCGTGGACGAGGACGACCGCGTCATCGTCGGCCTGGCCGCGCGCGAGCGCCTGGTCTCGCACCCGCGCCAGAGCGTGGCCGCGTTCAAGCGCTGGATGGGCAGCGACCGGGTCACCGCGCTGGGCTCGCACCGGTTCCGTCCGGAGGAGCTGTCGGCGCTGGTGCTCAAGTCGCTGATCGCCGACGCCGAGGCCGACCTCGGCGAGCGCGTGGCCGAGGCGGTCATCAGCGTGCCGGCCTACTTCTCCGACAGCCAGCGCAAGGCCACCCGCATCGCCGGCGAGCTGGCCGGGATCAAGGTCGAGCGGCTGATCAACGAGCCGACCGCCGCGGCCCTGGCCTACGGCCTGCAGCAGAGCGACGACGGCGGCCGCTACCTGATCTTCGACCTCGGCGGCGGCACCTTCGACGTGTCGATCCTGGAGCTGTTCGACGGGATCATGGAAGTGCACGCCAGCGCCGGCGACAACTTCCTCGGCGGCGAGGATTTCTCGCGCGCGCTGCTCGACGGCTTCCTGCGCGAACACGGCCTGTCGGCCAGCGCGCTGCCGCTGGGCGAGCTGGCGGTGCTGGAACGGCGCATCGAGGCGTTCAAGCAGCAACTCGCCAGCGGCGGCGAAGCGACGCTCGAACTCACCCTGTCCGGCCAGGCGCGCAGCTGGCGTCTCGACGAGGACGGCTTCGCCCGCCTGTGCGAACCGCTGGTGCAGCGCCTGCGCGCGCCCCTGGAACGGGCGATGCGCGACGCCAAGCTGACCCCGGGCCAGCTCGACCAGATCGTCCTGGTCGGCGGCGCCTCGCGCATGCCGCTGTGCGCCAAGTTGGTCTCGCGGATGTTCGGCCGGCTGCCGCTGCGCCACCTCAACCCGGACGAGGCCATCGCCCACGGCGCCTGCGTCGCGGCCGGGATGAAGGCGCGCAACCAGGCGCTGGAAGAAGTGGTGCTGACCGACGTGTGCCCGCACAGCCTCGGCGTGAGCACCGGCCAGGAAGTCGACGGGCGCTACGTCAACGGCCTGTTCTCGCCGATCATCCACCGCAACAGCACCGTGCCGGTGAGCCGGGTCGAGCGCTATTTCCCGGTGCACGACCAGCAGCGCAAGGTCGAGCTGGAGATCTACCAGGGCGAAAGCCCGCGGGTGGAGAACAACGTGCGGCTCGGCGCGATCACCATCGAGCTGCCGGCCAAGGCGCGCCAGGACAATCCGATCGATGTGCGCTTCACCTACGACATCAACGGGCTGTTGCAGGTCGAGGCCGAAGCGGTCGCCAGCGGCCTCAAGCGCGAGGTGGTGCTGGAGAAGAACCCCGGCGTGCTGAGCCCGGAACAGATCCGCGAGCGCTTGCAGGCGCTGGCCGCGCTGAAGGTGCATCCGCGCGAGCACCAGGAGAACGTGGCGCTGGTCGCGCGCGCCGAGCGCCTGTACGAAGAATTGCTGTGGGCGCGCGAACAGGTGCAGCTCGCGCTGGTGCGCTTCCGCAACGTGCTGGATCTGCAGGACGACGCGCTGATCGCCGAGCACCGCCGCGATTTCGCCCACTTCCTCGACGCGGTCGAAGCGCAGGCCAACGGCGCATGA
- a CDS encoding DUF6587 family protein yields MSAGLFAQYVAIAIAVLVSAIVVARKQFPGAVRRLRIACALPLVREGRPPWLRSLGKRIAPPARASGPNCGGCDSCGPSD; encoded by the coding sequence ATGAGCGCCGGACTGTTCGCGCAATACGTGGCGATCGCGATCGCGGTGCTGGTCAGCGCGATCGTGGTCGCGCGCAAGCAATTCCCCGGCGCGGTGAGGCGCTTGCGCATCGCCTGCGCGCTGCCGTTGGTGCGCGAAGGCCGGCCGCCGTGGTTGCGCAGCCTGGGCAAACGCATCGCCCCGCCGGCGCGCGCGAGCGGGCCGAATTGCGGCGGCTGCGACAGCTGCGGGCCGTCGGATTAG
- the feoB gene encoding ferrous iron transport protein B: MSAPREAADSARRVALVGNPNCGKTALFNLLTGSRQKVANYAGVTVERKEGRLHAPSGRHYAVLDLPGAYSLSAASLDEAVTRDVLRGFYPGEPAPDVLLCVVDATNLRLHLRFVLELRELGRPMIVAVNMMDAAKRRGIGIDLAALEKELGVPVVATVAVRRDGARELVATLDQVAAAPHEPRARLAEGADLHAETRRLLDLTVTMPTRTAKVDDALDRWLLHPVLGLLSLAVVMFLIFQAVYAWATPLMDLIEAGTAWVGEQAGALLPDGPLRSLLVDGVIAGLGGVVVFLPQILILFAFILALEESGYLPRAAFLLDRMMAGAGLSGRSFIPLLSSFACAIPGIMATRSIQDPRDRLATIIVAPLMTCSARLPVYALLIGAFIPQQKVWGAFNLQGLVLFGLYMAGIVSALMVSWVMKKWRRDKSEHALLLELPSYRIPHPRDLLIGLWERAWIFLRRVGGIILALTILLWFLLSFPGAPEGATQPAIDYSFAGRIGHALSAVFAPIGFNWQICIALIPGLAAREVAVASLATVYALSAADDDAAAQALTPIITDTWSLATALSLLVWFIYAPQCISTLATIRRETGSWKQVAISAGYLFALAYLASLLTYQVAVALGAG; this comes from the coding sequence ATGAGCGCGCCGCGCGAGGCCGCCGATAGCGCCCGGCGCGTGGCCCTGGTCGGCAATCCCAATTGCGGCAAGACCGCGCTGTTCAACCTGCTCACCGGCAGCCGGCAGAAAGTCGCCAACTACGCCGGCGTCACCGTCGAGCGCAAGGAAGGCCGCCTGCACGCGCCGTCGGGCCGGCATTACGCGGTGCTCGATCTTCCCGGCGCCTACAGCCTCAGCGCCGCGAGCCTGGACGAAGCGGTCACCCGCGACGTGCTGCGCGGCTTCTATCCGGGCGAACCGGCGCCGGACGTGCTGCTGTGCGTGGTCGATGCGACCAACCTGCGCCTGCACCTGCGTTTCGTGCTGGAACTGCGCGAACTCGGCCGGCCGATGATCGTCGCGGTCAACATGATGGACGCGGCCAAGCGCCGCGGCATCGGCATCGACCTGGCCGCGCTGGAGAAGGAGTTGGGCGTGCCGGTGGTGGCGACCGTCGCGGTCCGCCGCGACGGCGCGCGCGAACTCGTCGCCACCCTCGACCAGGTCGCCGCCGCGCCGCACGAGCCGCGCGCGCGCCTGGCCGAAGGCGCCGACCTGCACGCCGAGACCCGACGCCTGCTCGATCTCACCGTCACCATGCCCACCCGCACCGCCAAGGTCGACGACGCGCTCGACCGCTGGCTGCTGCATCCGGTGCTGGGGCTGCTGTCGCTGGCGGTGGTGATGTTCCTGATCTTCCAGGCGGTGTACGCCTGGGCCACGCCGCTGATGGACCTGATCGAGGCCGGCACCGCCTGGGTCGGCGAACAGGCCGGCGCGCTGCTGCCCGACGGGCCGCTGCGCAGCCTGCTGGTGGACGGCGTGATCGCCGGTCTCGGCGGAGTGGTGGTGTTCCTGCCGCAGATCCTGATCCTGTTCGCCTTCATCCTGGCGCTGGAGGAATCGGGCTACCTGCCGCGCGCGGCGTTCCTGCTCGACCGGATGATGGCCGGCGCCGGCCTGTCGGGCCGCTCGTTCATCCCGCTGCTGTCGAGCTTCGCCTGCGCGATTCCCGGAATCATGGCCACGCGCTCGATCCAGGACCCGCGCGACCGCCTGGCCACGATCATCGTCGCGCCGTTGATGACCTGCTCGGCGCGCCTGCCGGTGTACGCGCTGCTGATCGGCGCGTTCATTCCGCAGCAGAAGGTGTGGGGCGCGTTCAACCTGCAGGGCCTGGTGCTGTTCGGCCTGTACATGGCCGGCATCGTCAGCGCGCTGATGGTGTCGTGGGTGATGAAGAAGTGGCGCCGCGACAAGAGCGAGCACGCGCTGCTGCTGGAGTTGCCGTCCTACCGCATCCCGCATCCGCGCGACCTGCTGATCGGCCTGTGGGAGCGCGCCTGGATCTTCCTGCGCCGGGTCGGCGGCATCATCCTGGCGCTGACCATCCTGCTGTGGTTCCTGCTCTCGTTCCCGGGCGCGCCGGAAGGCGCCACCCAGCCGGCGATCGACTACAGCTTCGCCGGCCGCATCGGCCACGCGCTGTCGGCGGTGTTCGCGCCGATCGGCTTCAACTGGCAGATCTGCATCGCGCTGATCCCGGGCCTGGCCGCGCGCGAAGTCGCGGTGGCGTCGCTGGCGACGGTGTACGCGCTGTCGGCGGCCGACGACGACGCGGCCGCGCAGGCGCTGACCCCGATCATCACCGACACCTGGTCGCTGGCGACCGCGCTGTCGCTGCTGGTGTGGTTCATCTACGCGCCGCAGTGCATTTCCACGCTGGCCACGATCCGGCGCGAGACCGGCTCGTGGAAGCAAGTGGCGATCAGCGCGGGCTACCTGTTCGCGCTGGCCTACCTCGCCTCGCTGCTGACCTACCAGGTCGCGGTGGCGCTGGGCGCGGGCTGA
- a CDS encoding FeoA family protein, whose product MKLSELPRRIAATVETVDDQAPNDTIARRLRELGFVAGERVEVMAAGPVAAEPLLVQIGYTRFALRRSEAARVRVKPLSAEGAA is encoded by the coding sequence TTGAAGCTGTCCGAATTGCCGCGCCGTATCGCGGCCACGGTCGAGACCGTCGATGACCAAGCGCCCAACGACACCATCGCAAGACGCCTGCGCGAACTCGGCTTCGTCGCCGGCGAGCGGGTCGAAGTGATGGCCGCCGGCCCCGTCGCCGCCGAGCCGTTGCTGGTGCAGATCGGCTACACCCGGTTCGCCTTGCGCCGCAGCGAAGCGGCGCGGGTGCGGGTCAAGCCGCTGTCGGCGGAGGGTGCGGCATGA
- a CDS encoding J domain-containing protein, which yields MNPFAALGLSADADEAQIKRAYAKLLRTNRPDDDPAGFQRLNEAYRQCLESVRRRAVAELAAATDPAGYQHEDEPDGEAAPEPRTPPEPRMPPPVPPAPRDGPTAPQPPAASAPFAPAAPKTPLSAAAPPAPDPTHPQAPAAPAGTPAPVAPGAPTARVPVAPPAPAAAKTPRAPTGGAAQTAPAAASGFDTKGFLDELYRHAETDSVAELERWLIKHPALYQFERKHALAPAVIAHLSARPPLYLPQLDALLRFFDLDSVHAHSAGLQARIVELRAQTRRRGVDLREIRFDPDPKPGKRGKHPIEIDAGTIVYLLLGLAIVVRIIAAWAGTGPA from the coding sequence ATGAACCCGTTCGCCGCGCTCGGCCTGTCCGCCGACGCGGACGAGGCGCAGATCAAGCGCGCCTACGCCAAGCTGCTGCGCACGAACCGGCCCGACGACGATCCGGCCGGGTTCCAGCGTTTGAACGAGGCGTATCGGCAATGCCTGGAATCGGTGCGGCGGCGCGCGGTGGCCGAGCTCGCGGCTGCGACGGATCCCGCCGGGTACCAACACGAAGACGAACCCGACGGCGAGGCCGCGCCGGAGCCGCGCACGCCGCCGGAGCCGCGCATGCCGCCGCCGGTTCCGCCCGCGCCCCGCGACGGTCCGACGGCGCCGCAACCGCCGGCCGCGTCGGCGCCGTTCGCGCCGGCCGCACCGAAGACGCCGTTGTCGGCCGCGGCACCGCCGGCGCCTGACCCCACGCACCCGCAGGCGCCGGCCGCACCCGCGGGTACGCCCGCACCGGTCGCGCCGGGCGCGCCCACAGCGCGGGTCCCGGTAGCGCCGCCCGCGCCGGCCGCAGCGAAGACTCCACGCGCGCCCACCGGTGGCGCGGCGCAAACGGCGCCGGCGGCCGCGTCCGGATTCGATACCAAGGGCTTCCTCGACGAACTTTATCGCCACGCCGAAACCGACTCCGTCGCCGAACTCGAGCGCTGGCTCATCAAGCACCCGGCGCTTTACCAGTTCGAGCGCAAGCACGCGCTGGCGCCCGCCGTGATCGCGCACTTGAGCGCGCGGCCGCCGCTGTACCTGCCGCAACTGGACGCGCTGCTGCGCTTCTTCGACCTGGACAGCGTGCACGCGCATTCGGCCGGGTTGCAGGCGCGCATCGTCGAACTGCGCGCGCAAACCCGCCGGCGCGGCGTGGACCTGCGCGAGATCCGCTTCGATCCGGATCCCAAACCGGGCAAGCGCGGCAAGCATCCGATCGAGATCGACGCCGGCACCATCGTCTATCTGCTGCTGGGGCTGGCGATCGTCGTGCGCATCATCGCCGCCTGGGCCGGAACCGGGCCGGCATGA